Genomic segment of Salvia hispanica cultivar TCC Black 2014 chromosome 2, UniMelb_Shisp_WGS_1.0, whole genome shotgun sequence:
AGGAGGGTCATGGGATCACGGTACGAGATTAATTCccctaattttttcaacccactttccattatatttcttaaaactcgtgccaggTCAAAGTAGGACACGTATTGGGGAAGAAGGGAATATATCACAATCCCTTTGTCCACTAATATACATCTTGCTTTTCTGCAATTCggattttaggaaatgttgaTGGAAAAAGTTTATGCAATAAAATGCAAGTGAATGAGCTGAAAGAACCATAGATGTGTTATCCGttgctaacttttcttaattgCCAACCCGCTAACCCGTTAatgtagtgtattaaaaatgtcaatataaacttaaatgtcaacacaaatatgtgttgatattttaatgtgatcgtgctgacatttttaatacactacgttgatgagttaacaagttagtaatttaagaaaagttagcattATAATGTACCCCTAGaatcatatataataaatgtgtAATGAGACGATTAAAAGTGGGTGGGTCACAATGACCGAATGAGACGTTTAATCgcagacagagggagtaagtAGGATAATAAAGcctaaacaaaatcaaatttaggAACGAGTCGACCTCACCGATGTTTATGTGTTTCAGATAAACGGAGTGTATTACGACAATCTTTTCTATGCGATGGTCGATGCTGTCTATGCAGCGGTAGAGAGGATGGTTGATCCGTCCTTGCATGCGACCCGTGGGGTGTATAACCGTACAATCGAGAAGAAAGGAAAGCACAACCAGATAGGACCGGAAGTAGTGTCAGAGAGCAACGAGGATTCACTTTTAACAGTACTGGTGTCAGAATCCGGCCATCCGTCGCACGGCGGCCCCAAGGCAAGTAtggaaaatgcaaaactctaTAACCAGAATTTGGTAGATATTGTGGAAGGTGGGACACCAAGGCATCCTGGGCCTATAGAGACGTACATATTTGCTCTGTTTAATGAAAATCAGAAGGACGGGGCCGAGACGGAGAGGCATTTCGGGCTCTTTTATCCAAACGGACAGCCCAAATACAGCATCAATTTCAACTAGTGCTAGTTTGAAGATGAGCCTATGTGTTCGATGTTTgtaatatatatgtgttcAATGTTGTACAAGTGTAAGTTTTAAGATGAGCCGATGTGTTCGATGTTGTATAATATGTACTGATGTATTATGGTCGAACGAATGAaggcaatattataaataaataagcaaTTGTTGAATGTTATTTTTGTTCTATTAAGTTCGTATACGAAACTAGCTAGGCAAGTCATTACGATGATAGATGAAAagttatcaattattttaatcaatttcgaaaatgaaaaattacattcttctaatttttttcaacctTAATTTATACAGCCAAACAAGTCTTTAAATTGCGAACGGAGATAATGGCAGATAAACAAGGCTGAATAAGAGCATTAACAGTGGACGTTTGGAGGGGAATCACAATGCAACAGGAGGTATGGCGGGTTCCCCTCCATTGTGCGCGGACGCGACGGGGCAGCACCGGCAGTTGATGATGTGGCAAGGAGCCGTGGCGTGACAGAGCCCTCCCACTGTGGACAATTTCCAAccattactaatttaattgggAAACTAAACAATTATAAAAGCTACTTAAAAGAAAGTGTTACACTATCCACACATTTTCTATCTCCATCTTCACATTTTCAGTTGGAAATTTCAAGTTGAAGACCCAAGTTTTCCACCTCCAATCTGCACAAAGCAAGGTAATAATtcgatttatttattctctagcACCTTTTAAACACGAAATTATGGGCTAAATTGGAAGAACTCCTTCCTTAggtaaagaattttaaaatgaggAAGCATTTATGAGTTTTGTTCTACTTTGCTTAAATTGGCTGTGAATATGTGTTATGTGTAGTTGGAGTTAGAATATAATGGGCTAAGTATCAATGGTGAAACAAAGATCAAATCTTGAAGTTTATGGGAAAACGACAGAAATATTTGAAGGATTTAAGTGCAGATTTACGCTTTATAGGCTTGAATATGTCcagttgatttttttaaaatgaactGAAATTGTGGATTGGAGAAGGTAAATAAAAATCTGTCTCAGAACTTGACTACCGACAACAATTTgggtaccttttttttttttttcttgaaactGTTTCTAATTACTTTGATTAATCTGTAGTTGAGTTGGGAGAATGGTTATGGATGACTGTTGACCTGAAAACGGAGTTAGAAAAGGGGTGAAGGTGTTAGTCCAAAGGTAAGTTTGAGGTGGTTGTGGTTCAATAATGTTGATGGTGAAAGGGGTGAAGGTGTTAGTCCAttctcattctccattttgAATTCTCTAAGTACGCCTTGCACTTCTGTccctctaatttttttttttttttttaaatttggttttCTGTTTTTAGGGATTTTGAATTGTAGACTTGTTGGTTGTGCCCCTAGTAGATGGAGGTGTGGGGGTAGAAGCTCTTGAATTCTCTGCAAAACGCTAGAAGTCGAGAGCTTCCTTATCTGCAGTTTCCATTCTAGAGGCTTGTGCGCGAGATTGCACATGACTTCTAGATGGATCTGAGGTTCTAGAGCGCTGCATTTAAATGTCGTTGGAATGAGTAGGGTCGGGTCAGATGGAAAATTTGCACAACCCgtcaaagttcatgatattgcGACTATTTTTGAAGTATACTGTAAAAACTAGAAGAGGCCTAAGTTGGTGATTTTAGCTGGTATTTGCCTCTTTATAGTAAATGGTGGAGAGCACACAGTCCTAGCACTTTAATAAGTTAAGTTATGATTGATAGAGGCCAAATTATCTTATTTGTGGAGAATCAATGGAGTGTAGGAAGCAAAATTATCCacacatatactccctccgtcccagataattcgacccaatattccatttcggaccgtcccacataatttgtcccacttcatttttaccatttttgataatggaccccatattccattaactcattcctactcacattttattataaaactaatactttaaaagtaggatccacatcccaccaactttttcaactcactttccattagatttcttaaaacccgtgccgggtcaaagtgtcccaaattatctgggacggagggagtagtattctATAATTCTTGAATTTACAACATAACTTAGATAATTCaacatgacaaaaataaatggtAGAAAACAACAATAGCCATTATTCAACATCAAAGGCTCAACctttttatcttcatcttctttgtGGTGCCACATTTCGTCTACGGCTTCTCATCTTTATCCTGTAAAATCTGTAAATCCATTCTAACAACCATTTAGGCCTTCCGTACCCAAGAATCAGACAACCCACAATCAGACCGATTACGAATCCACATCCATACCCTGAAACAACAGCCTGCCAACAGAATCCATCTAGAATACCATAATCTTGATCACCATCTTTCAACATCGATGAAGGCAAAGGCTCTTCACATTTTTGTGTCAATGGAAATCCACATAGTCCAGAATTCCCAACATATGATGTATTGTCAAATGTGGGAAACTGGCCACTCGATTGAGGTATCATCCCTGAAAGATGATTCATGGAAAGGTTCATCACAGAAAGAAATGTGAGCTTTGTTAGCTCCGTTGGAATTTCCCCTTCCAATCGGTTTGAAGACAGGTCCAACGACTCGAGTTCTGTAATGTTTCCAAGAGATGCAGGTATACCCCCTGTGAGGCAATTGTGAGACAGATTCAAATATATCAAGGAATTTAAATCTCCTATGGAATTCGGTATACTGCCTGAGAATCTGTTGGATGACATGTCAATTGTTGTGAAGGTTGTCAACATTCTCTTGTATTCTATATCTGAACCTTTCACTGTTAATGTAAATGAATATCCATAATATGGATACTGGAATGGAAACCCTTGTTCTCCTCGATGATTGTTTTGCACATCCATCATCGCTTTGAAATTTCTGAAATATCCTTGGGGCAGATTGCCAATGAATGCATTATGGGATATATCCAAAACTTGCAACTTGGGGAATGGAAGACCAGTCTTGGAAGTGTGAGAAGAAATGGTACCACTAAACTTGTTGGATCTCAATATCAAAACGCGAAGATCAGAGAGATTTCCGGTCCAAATTGGAAAGGTGTCTTGTATCCAGTTGTTTCCAATATTAAGAACCTGCAGACTTCGACAATTGGAAAGGGATTGGGGTATCGATCCTGCCAACTTATTACCATTCAAGTCGAGTGACTGAAGCCTACAACCCTTTGAAAATGTAGTTGGGATGAATCCTGTGAGTTGATTCTTGGATAAATCCAAAACCTGCATAGCATGGCAATAGAGTAAGAATCGGGGTGGGCTGGGTGGCAATCCTGCGAATTGGGGTAGGCTGGGCACTCTTTCCAGCAGAGGCGTACAGCCCATTGGAAATGTAGTTGGGATTAATCCTGTGAGTTGATTCTTGGATAAATCCAAAACTTCCAAATGCCTCAAATTTCCAATTTCAGGAGGAATTATACCTCTGATGCTGCAGTTAGATGCTCTAAAGCTGGAAAGAGAAGTAGACAAGTTCCCAATGGAAGCTGGAAGGATACCATTCATCATTGGATTGTTGCTAATTTCCAAGACGATCAAGTTTGGGCAGTTTgctaatgaagagagaaatccCAGTTCTTGATTTGGAGAGTCTGCACCAGTCAGATTATTGTCACTTAGACCAAGGAATAGCAGATATCTTAGGTTACCGAAGTCGGGGATGGGGCCAGTGAATGAATTGCTGCTCAAGTATATATCAATAAGCTGAGAAGCATTGGTGATAGAGTTTGGAATTTCGCCTGTGAACATGAGTTTGTTATTATATAAATCAAGATAGAGCgtcttttttaatttgacaaGCTGAATATGGAAGACTTAacagtaataaattaatatagtaattaaagtttgataaatcaaagctTTGTTCTTTGTATCTTGTCCAAGTGACACACCATTTTGGACAACATACAAATTTATAACCCAATTTATTCAAACCAAAATCCAACAATAGTAATTGAAGATAATATAAGTTAGGTTTAAgatttatttggaatttggtTACAACATTAAATTagacaaattcaaatttgaattcgaTTATGGAACGTGAATGCCGGCCTATTAATTTTAGTCGTTATTCTCGAAtgaagtactagtatttaaatcATACCTGTGAATTTGTTATGAGAACATGTACAAAgaggtgcgttaaaatgacaacacctcttaaagtaacaccataccaccatttctagccaatcatttgtacacgtacACGAATAATCAGCTGTCATGtaacaatcataaaaaatgctaAAAGGTAAATTTTTCTCGGTCAGCAATATTCAATACACTAgacaataatttttcttggccaacaatatccaatacgctagataacaatctatagattgttgtctagcgtttatactgttgatgtgtagcgtttataatattgttggatacgtggtgtcacagtgtcactttaagaggtgttgtcattttaacacaaacctacgTACAAATATTTCAAGCATGAGATAAAATTGTGGCATATAAACTACAGTTTAATAATAAACCATATATTGaatcatatataaacataCCTTCCAACTTATTGATTGCCAAATCCAGTCTTCTTAGCGAAGTGAGGTTACCAACTTGGTCGGGTATGGAACCTGAGTTAAACATGTATTAGATTGTGGGATTTATAAAACAGAGAACATCGAatgttgaataaattttaaagtccATTATAACTCTTCAAGATCCAATTTTGCTTGAGAGAGTGAGTGTGAGTCTGTTATAATATAAAgcttttttttggtattttgtcCGAGTTGCACCATTTTGGAACAACGTATAAATTTATAAGCCAACTTATTCAAAGCAAAATCCAACGATAGTAATGAGTAGAGGTTCCAGATGATCCAAATAATCAATTGACAAATTTACTAGCCAAATATAAAACAATCCTAAAATTAGTCTATAAAATTAGTCAATATACAATATTCAAGATTAAGTAAGATAGTATTGAAGTGATGTtgttaaaattcttaatatctTGTCCTATATCGACGTAGTAACGATCATAGCTCACCTATAGAAAAATATGGATAACTCTCTGCcttaaggggtgagtgaccatttttaattgatgtaCAAGCCAATACAAAGTTAAGATCAAGATTAGTATTTGGTAAGAGATTAGATTAGAGAagacaaattcaaattcgaATTTTACTATGAAAAGTGATTATGGTAAAACAGAGAACATAGAATTTTGATTAGATTGTATAGCTCATTACAGCGTCATGATCCAAAATTCAGGAATATGCCAAGTATTTGTTATTAATGTGTAATGTAATATTAGCAATGCACTATAAATTAACAATgcattactctctccgttcttGAAAAGCATgaacattttattcaaaacaaGTCTTAATAGTGAAGAGAGGTTAACTTCATTTACAAAACTTTATTTAAGTACTGAAATTGTACGAAAGAAGTCAACTTTAAGATTCAAAATTAACTACGAATTGAAAATATAGAATAGATAAATTCCGaacataaaattatgtttaagATTGATTTAAAGTTTATGGGCATTAGATAAATTGTGACTAacattttatgattaaagaaGACAACTTTGAAATGGATCGTGGAAAGTTATTAATACAGCTTGATCAATTGAACTTTGAACTTTTATAAGATATCCCCTTCGTACTTTATAAGAGTATATCTTGGCAATAAATTAGGAAAGTTTAAcatcatatataaacataCCTGTAAACTTATTGAAACCCAATTGTAGATCTATTAGCGAAGTGAGGCTGCCAACTTGCTTTGGTATGGATCCTAAGTTGAACATATATTAAATGGACTTGAATGACTTCTTGCATGATTATAATAAAACAGAGAACATCGAATTTTGAGTAAATTGTAAAGTTGAAGATCAATTATTCAGGAACACGCTAAGTAGTTGTtattaatatgtaaatatttaac
This window contains:
- the LOC125206661 gene encoding receptor-like protein 9DC3; the encoded protein is MFTGEIPNSITNASQLIDIYLSSNSFTGPIPDFGNLRYLLFLGLSDNNLTGADSPNQELGFLSSLANCPNLIVLEISNNPMMNGILPASIGNLSTSLSSFRASNCSIRGIIPPEIGNLRHLEVLDLSKNQLTGLIPTTFPMGCTPLLERVPSLPQFAGLPPSPPRFLLYCHAMQVLDLSKNQLTGFIPTTFSKGCRLQSLDLNGNKLAGSIPQSLSNCRSLQVLNIGNNWIQDTFPIWTGNLSDLRVLILRSNKFSGTISSHTSKTGLPFPKLQVLDISHNAFIGNLPQGYFRNFKAMMDVQNNHRGEQGFPFQYPYYGYSFTLTVKGSDIEYKRMLTTFTTIDMSSNRFSGSIPNSIGDLNSLIYLNLSHNCLTGGIPASLGNITELESLDLSSNRLEGEIPTELTKLTFLSVMNLSMNHLSGMIPQSSGQFPTFDNTSYVGNSGLCGFPLTQKCEEPLPSSMLKDGDQDYGILDGFCWQAVVSGYGCGFVIGLIVGCLILGYGRPKWLLEWIYRFYRIKMRSRRRNVAPQRR